A single window of Natronocella acetinitrilica DNA harbors:
- a CDS encoding ABC transporter ATP-binding protein, whose amino-acid sequence MLKIEQLSLAFGRDTPVLENVDLELAAGRFMSLIGPSGCGKSTLLRAVTGLQKPSAGRVQLDVKANDIAFLFQDDALLPWRSARDNVALGLRNRGMSRQQARSAADEWLSAVGLDGFGDRWPRQLSGGQRKRVAIAQCLALRPKLLLMDEPFASLDAIVRHYLTSDLLNWVEREQLTVLMVTHDLEEAIALSDEVVLLGNGPRAHIKGKFQVPLERPRNLLEVRADPRFGTLAKELWAALSDEVAPLTSGIGRPALKVVNQ is encoded by the coding sequence TTCGGCCGCGACACGCCGGTACTGGAGAACGTGGACCTGGAACTCGCGGCGGGCCGCTTCATGAGCCTGATCGGCCCCTCGGGTTGCGGCAAGAGCACGCTGCTACGCGCTGTCACCGGGCTGCAGAAGCCCAGCGCCGGGCGGGTGCAACTCGACGTCAAGGCGAATGACATCGCGTTTCTGTTTCAGGATGACGCCCTGCTGCCCTGGCGTTCGGCGCGAGACAATGTCGCCCTTGGTCTGCGCAATCGCGGCATGTCCAGGCAGCAGGCCCGGTCAGCTGCGGACGAGTGGCTGTCCGCCGTTGGCCTGGACGGTTTCGGCGACCGTTGGCCCCGCCAGCTCTCCGGCGGTCAGCGCAAGCGTGTCGCCATCGCCCAATGCCTGGCGCTCCGCCCCAAGTTGTTGCTGATGGATGAGCCCTTCGCCTCTCTGGACGCCATCGTCCGGCACTACCTCACCTCGGATCTGCTCAACTGGGTGGAGCGGGAGCAGCTCACCGTGTTGATGGTGACTCACGATCTGGAAGAAGCAATCGCGCTGTCCGACGAGGTGGTCCTGCTCGGAAACGGGCCACGGGCCCACATCAAGGGAAAATTCCAGGTCCCGCTGGAGCGCCCCCGTAACCTGCTTGAGGTACGCGCTGATCCGCGGTTCGGCACGCTGGCCAAGGAACTCTGGGCGGCGCTCTCCGACGAAGTCGCACCACTTACCAGTGGCATCGGGCGTCCGGCGCTCAAGGTGGTGAACCAGTGA
- a CDS encoding ABC transporter permease codes for MNRKLMGVYLRRTIALVIFLGGWELLSRNGFIDPFYLPPPSAIWGWVAGQFATGAIWQHMQATFGAALIGLALGIVAGIFLGFSAALMPYLAELLEPVMAMLNAIPRVILAPLFIIWLGIDMSSKVALSFILVVVLTFFAVYNGIKDVDQRLVERVRTLGGGPLVLVREVYIPSVVAWVMGNLKVAVGFAFTGAVVGEFVASSRGLGYLLSYAQSTYNATMTMALIFLIMAFVMILFTLAGALERHLLRWKYQ; via the coding sequence GTGAACCGCAAGCTCATGGGTGTCTATCTCCGTCGCACCATTGCACTGGTGATCTTCCTGGGCGGCTGGGAGCTGTTGTCACGCAACGGCTTTATCGACCCTTTCTACCTGCCACCCCCTTCCGCAATCTGGGGATGGGTGGCAGGCCAGTTTGCCACCGGCGCTATCTGGCAGCATATGCAGGCCACTTTCGGTGCAGCCCTGATCGGCCTGGCGCTGGGGATCGTCGCCGGCATCTTCCTCGGTTTTTCAGCCGCGCTGATGCCGTATCTGGCGGAACTGCTGGAGCCGGTCATGGCCATGCTGAATGCCATACCAAGGGTGATACTTGCGCCGCTGTTCATCATCTGGCTCGGCATCGACATGAGTTCCAAGGTGGCCCTGTCGTTCATTCTGGTGGTCGTGCTCACATTCTTCGCGGTATACAACGGCATCAAGGACGTGGACCAACGCCTGGTGGAACGGGTGCGCACCCTGGGTGGCGGCCCCCTGGTGCTGGTCCGCGAGGTGTACATTCCGTCGGTGGTGGCCTGGGTCATGGGCAACCTCAAGGTCGCCGTGGGCTTTGCGTTCACCGGTGCAGTTGTGGGTGAGTTCGTCGCCTCCAGCCGTGGCCTCGGGTATCTGCTGTCCTACGCACAAAGCACTTATAACGCCACCATGACCATGGCGCTGATCTTCCTGATCATGGCGTTCGTGATGATCCTGTTCACCCTTGCCGGTGCGCTGGAGCGCCATCTGTTGCGCTGGAAGTACCAGTGA
- a CDS encoding iron-sulfur cluster assembly scaffold protein — MNTTTGSPMHCCGVAIKPTSVSACFERGRSRMRQPLPGIPGETVNDHRGLQAAFAVRVVDNRILEIGFRATTCITLIAYCERLRELIQGSLLEDARRLDSTDLINALPGVPAYRQNTAVLALFALRAALLSAEGSATPTDNAGATA, encoded by the coding sequence GTGAACACCACCACAGGCAGCCCGATGCACTGCTGCGGCGTCGCCATCAAGCCGACAAGTGTCTCGGCCTGTTTCGAGCGCGGGCGAAGCCGTATGCGCCAACCGCTACCGGGGATACCGGGTGAGACGGTAAACGATCACCGCGGCTTGCAAGCGGCCTTTGCCGTACGGGTGGTCGATAATCGTATCCTGGAGATCGGCTTCCGGGCCACAACCTGCATCACCCTGATCGCCTATTGCGAGCGCCTGCGCGAACTGATCCAAGGCAGCCTGCTGGAGGATGCCCGGCGGCTGGATTCGACAGACCTGATCAATGCACTGCCGGGCGTCCCCGCCTACCGGCAGAACACTGCGGTGCTGGCGCTGTTCGCGCTGCGTGCCGCGCTGCTGAGCGCAGAAGGCTCGGCCACCCCCACCGATAACGCAGGAGCAACCGCGTGA
- a CDS encoding SaoD/DsrE family protein: protein MKVAYIFATQRHNVSYVLAKMILPQLEEDRHGVEVVGMFFFEDNNYVLVDGNPIGQRLVDVARNKGIALMGCDQCCYEREIADQLFDGVPIGCFPDLYGALAGNMPDQIITL from the coding sequence GTGAAAGTCGCCTACATTTTCGCCACTCAACGCCATAACGTGTCCTATGTACTCGCCAAGATGATCCTGCCGCAGCTCGAGGAGGATCGCCACGGCGTCGAGGTGGTGGGCATGTTCTTCTTCGAAGACAACAACTACGTACTGGTAGACGGAAACCCCATCGGCCAGAGACTGGTGGATGTGGCACGCAATAAAGGTATCGCGCTGATGGGCTGCGACCAGTGCTGCTACGAGCGGGAGATCGCGGATCAGCTGTTTGACGGTGTACCCATCGGCTGCTTCCCGGACCTGTACGGAGCGCTGGCGGGGAACATGCCGGATCAGATCATCACTCTGTGA
- a CDS encoding phasin family protein has translation MYDAMFKNFGADFQTAFVPMQKFNALVIDQLAKVAEFQLAAAKTYSEMGVEQLRAVAGIQDAKSLQAFVESQNKVAKTLSEKLNQDVNTLAGLGKDFTAELQKLAQENVSAANKAAKAA, from the coding sequence ATGTACGACGCAATGTTCAAGAATTTCGGCGCTGATTTCCAGACCGCCTTCGTTCCGATGCAGAAGTTCAACGCGCTGGTGATTGACCAGCTCGCCAAGGTTGCCGAATTCCAGCTGGCCGCCGCCAAGACCTACTCCGAAATGGGCGTTGAGCAGCTCCGCGCTGTCGCCGGCATCCAGGATGCCAAGAGCCTGCAGGCGTTCGTCGAGAGCCAGAACAAGGTTGCCAAGACCCTCAGCGAGAAGCTGAACCAGGACGTCAACACTCTGGCCGGACTGGGCAAGGACTTCACCGCCGAATTGCAGAAGCTGGCGCAGGAAAACGTTTCCGCCGCCAACAAGGCTGCCAAGGCAGCCTGA
- a CDS encoding cob(I)yrinic acid a,c-diamide adenosyltransferase, with protein MVKLTKIYTRTGDKGTTGLGDGTRVAKHGPRVSAYGAVDEANAVVGLVRLHVTGELDRELARVQNDLFDLGADLCTPEIEDPPYPPLRIGEAQIQWLESCIDRMNQDLPTLRSFVLPGGTSAAAYLHLGRTVARRAERDISALAEEESINPLTLQYMNRLSDYLFVAARWVNKDAAGDVLWVPGKNREES; from the coding sequence ATGGTAAAGCTGACCAAGATCTACACCCGCACGGGCGACAAGGGGACCACCGGGCTGGGTGATGGAACGCGTGTTGCCAAGCATGGCCCGCGAGTCAGCGCCTATGGCGCGGTGGATGAGGCCAATGCAGTGGTCGGTCTGGTGCGCTTGCATGTCACCGGTGAACTCGATCGCGAACTTGCCCGTGTGCAGAACGATCTGTTCGATCTGGGTGCTGATCTGTGCACGCCTGAAATCGAGGATCCACCGTATCCGCCTCTGCGCATAGGCGAGGCGCAGATCCAGTGGCTGGAGTCCTGCATCGACCGGATGAACCAGGATCTGCCAACATTGCGATCCTTCGTTCTGCCAGGAGGAACGTCGGCGGCGGCTTATCTGCACCTGGGACGAACGGTGGCAAGGCGCGCCGAGCGGGATATCTCTGCCCTGGCGGAGGAGGAATCCATCAATCCTCTCACGCTGCAGTACATGAATCGGCTGTCGGATTACCTGTTCGTCGCGGCCAGATGGGTGAACAAGGATGCCGCCGGCGACGTGCTCTGGGTGCCGGGGAAGAATCGCGAAGAATCCTAG
- a CDS encoding DUF1289 domain-containing protein, giving the protein MTDAYPLSPCIGICRMDDDRRHCTGCGRTLNEIAGWSTMPVDQRRQVMAELPGRMNGGRRPTHTDRSA; this is encoded by the coding sequence ATGACCGACGCCTATCCTCTGTCACCGTGCATCGGCATCTGCCGCATGGACGATGATCGCCGCCACTGCACCGGTTGCGGCCGTACACTGAATGAAATTGCCGGCTGGTCCACGATGCCCGTCGATCAGCGCCGCCAGGTCATGGCCGAATTGCCTGGTCGGATGAATGGCGGCCGCCGGCCGACTCACACCGATCGGAGCGCCTGA
- a CDS encoding transglycosylase SLT domain-containing protein: protein MRRCILTVLSAGLLFFGGAISTLAADGNDEQRQRFLAAYERLEAGRSIDLAAEQRALAGYPLTPYLAYRDLHNRINRAEPREVRRFLDDHEGLPVSGLLHNRWLSSLGRRGEWTTFLEFDHGRGGAALACYRLRAERNAGGGIDDTWLQSARELWTVGHSQPNACDPVFAELYDRGALSAERRWQRIEQSMLAGNTGLARALRPRLGRDQQLALDQWLEVAANPARALRNDQLEGSTERGRSIVMDAFNRLARSDRDAARRLLDRYTADGRITADDAVAVQRQIALRAAYSRTPESRELLESLPSGARDASVLEWTARIKVGRQDWPEVIQAIEVMDEEQRGQSEWRYWLGHALLEVGQVAEAEVLLDTLSTERHYYGFLAADSLGRPYAMNHRPAARDAAVIAAVQQKPGVVRAREWLLLGYATEARREWHAALAGADAETWTGAAHLARDWGWYDRSVDAANRGGQHDDLELRFPLAYRNAIEDGARHAGVDPALVFALIRKESAFNPDARSRVGALGLMQVMPATGREVARRHGMGAPSTDDLRSPAQNLRLGNLYLAEMLTRFEGNMILAGAAYNAGPNRTEGWKTDNAGLPAAVWIENITFGETRDYVKSLLAFRAVFDWQLRGEARSLAAVMQTMPGIAAELDIALRDND from the coding sequence ATGCGCCGTTGCATCCTGACCGTCCTGTCCGCAGGTCTGCTTTTTTTCGGGGGTGCCATTTCCACGCTCGCGGCAGACGGCAACGACGAACAGCGCCAGCGCTTCCTTGCTGCCTATGAACGCCTGGAGGCCGGCCGCTCCATCGACCTGGCGGCTGAGCAACGCGCCCTGGCAGGCTACCCGCTGACCCCCTATCTTGCCTATCGCGACTTGCACAACCGGATCAATCGGGCGGAACCGCGGGAGGTTCGCCGCTTTCTCGATGACCATGAGGGGCTTCCGGTCAGTGGCTTGTTGCATAACCGCTGGCTCTCAAGCCTGGGTCGTCGAGGCGAGTGGACCACCTTCCTCGAATTTGACCATGGTCGCGGTGGAGCCGCGCTGGCCTGCTATCGTCTGCGTGCCGAGCGAAACGCCGGCGGTGGCATCGACGACACCTGGTTGCAGAGCGCTCGTGAACTGTGGACGGTTGGCCACTCTCAGCCCAATGCCTGTGATCCGGTTTTCGCCGAACTCTACGACCGTGGTGCCCTGAGCGCCGAACGGCGTTGGCAGCGCATCGAGCAAAGCATGCTTGCCGGCAATACCGGCCTCGCCCGTGCGCTGCGACCACGTCTGGGGCGTGACCAGCAGCTGGCCCTGGACCAGTGGCTGGAAGTTGCTGCCAACCCGGCACGGGCGCTGCGCAATGACCAGCTGGAAGGGTCGACCGAGCGCGGTCGCAGCATCGTCATGGATGCGTTCAACCGACTCGCCCGATCCGACCGTGATGCCGCCCGCCGATTGCTTGATCGCTACACCGCCGATGGCAGGATTACCGCTGATGATGCGGTAGCCGTCCAGCGGCAGATCGCCCTGCGCGCGGCCTACTCCAGAACTCCCGAGAGCCGGGAACTGCTCGAGTCCCTGCCGTCTGGTGCCCGGGATGCGTCGGTGCTGGAGTGGACTGCACGGATCAAGGTTGGGCGGCAAGACTGGCCGGAAGTCATCCAGGCCATCGAGGTCATGGATGAAGAGCAACGTGGTCAATCGGAGTGGCGCTACTGGCTCGGGCATGCCTTGCTGGAAGTCGGGCAGGTGGCCGAGGCCGAGGTGCTGCTGGACACCCTGTCGACGGAGCGGCACTACTACGGCTTTCTCGCCGCCGATTCACTGGGTCGACCGTATGCGATGAATCATCGCCCCGCAGCCAGGGATGCCGCCGTCATTGCTGCGGTTCAGCAGAAGCCGGGAGTCGTGCGGGCGCGGGAGTGGCTGCTACTGGGTTACGCGACGGAAGCTCGCCGTGAATGGCATGCTGCCCTTGCCGGGGCCGACGCTGAGACATGGACTGGTGCCGCGCATCTCGCCCGTGACTGGGGCTGGTACGATCGCTCCGTGGACGCCGCCAATCGCGGCGGCCAACACGATGATCTCGAGTTGCGCTTCCCGCTTGCTTATCGCAATGCCATCGAAGACGGCGCCCGGCATGCCGGTGTCGACCCGGCGCTGGTCTTCGCCCTGATTCGCAAGGAAAGCGCCTTCAACCCCGATGCCCGTTCCCGGGTCGGTGCCCTTGGCCTGATGCAGGTCATGCCGGCAACCGGTCGCGAAGTGGCGCGACGGCACGGCATGGGTGCGCCCTCCACGGATGATCTCCGTTCGCCCGCGCAGAATCTACGGCTTGGGAACCTGTACCTGGCGGAAATGCTCACCCGCTTCGAAGGCAACATGATTCTTGCCGGTGCGGCGTACAACGCGGGCCCCAACCGCACTGAAGGCTGGAAAACCGACAATGCCGGATTGCCTGCGGCGGTGTGGATCGAAAACATCACTTTCGGCGAAACCCGGGATTACGTGAAAAGCCTGCTCGCTTTCCGTGCGGTGTTCGATTGGCAGTTGCGGGGTGAGGCCCGCAGTCTGGCGGCGGTGATGCAAACCATGCCCGGTATTGCCGCCGAACTCGATATCGCGCTGCGCGACAACGACTAG
- a CDS encoding gamma-glutamylcyclotransferase family protein produces MSEWIRYFAYGSNMLPARLRERTPSCRRVGVATLSGHALRFNQRSTGDGSAKCNIVEAVNASDQVYGVVFDLRVHERPALDRAEDLDVGYRLQHLTVELGDSVEPVFCYVAMPNTIDDSVRPFRWYRDIVLHGARRHDFPPHYLQQIQSTHVIEDPNRRRDAHHRALLALPDYSGPGD; encoded by the coding sequence GTGTCCGAGTGGATTCGCTACTTTGCCTATGGCTCCAACATGTTGCCGGCGCGGCTTCGTGAGCGTACCCCGTCCTGCCGACGGGTCGGTGTCGCGACGCTGTCGGGGCATGCGCTGCGCTTCAACCAGCGAAGCACGGGTGACGGTTCGGCCAAGTGCAACATCGTCGAGGCCGTGAATGCCAGTGACCAGGTGTACGGGGTGGTGTTTGATCTGCGCGTCCATGAGCGGCCCGCCCTTGATCGGGCCGAGGATCTGGATGTCGGATACCGCTTGCAACACCTGACCGTGGAGCTTGGCGACAGTGTCGAGCCGGTGTTCTGTTATGTGGCGATGCCGAACACCATTGATGATTCGGTGCGGCCGTTCCGCTGGTATCGCGACATCGTCCTGCACGGTGCGCGTCGACATGACTTCCCGCCTCATTACCTGCAACAGATCCAAAGCACGCACGTGATCGAGGATCCGAATCGTCGCCGTGACGCCCACCATCGGGCGTTGCTGGCGCTTCCGGATTACAGTGGGCCGGGAGACTGA
- a CDS encoding pyridoxal phosphate-dependent aminotransferase: MRAISKSDKLAEVCYDIRGPVLQEAKRLEEDGHRIMKLNIGNPAPFGFEAPDEILKDVLVNLPTAQGYSDAKGIFSARKAVMQQCQQRDIRDVGVEDVFLGNGVSELIVMAMQALLNNGDEMLIPAPDYPLWTAAVTLSGGRPVHYLCDEARDWQPDLADMEAKITPRTRGIVVINPNNPTGAVYSRETLEQIIELARRHELILFVDEIYDKILYDDAQHVSAAALSDDVLTVTFSGLSKVYRVAGFRSGWMFLSGPKEHARDYVEGLNILASMRLCANVPAQHAVQTAIGGYQSIQDLICAGGRLHDQRELAWQRVNEIPGVSCVKPQGALYLFLKLDTDRYHITDDRQVVLELLRQEHLLLVEGTAFNWPRPDHLRLVFLPHREDLEEAMDRLQRFLGRLSR; encoded by the coding sequence ATGCGTGCCATCAGCAAATCGGACAAGCTTGCGGAGGTCTGCTACGACATCCGCGGACCCGTGCTCCAGGAGGCCAAGCGCCTGGAGGAGGACGGTCATCGGATCATGAAACTGAATATCGGCAATCCCGCGCCGTTCGGTTTCGAGGCGCCCGATGAAATCCTCAAGGATGTGCTGGTCAACCTGCCCACCGCGCAGGGCTATTCCGACGCCAAGGGCATCTTCTCCGCACGAAAGGCCGTGATGCAACAATGTCAGCAGCGCGATATACGCGATGTCGGGGTGGAGGACGTCTTTCTCGGTAATGGCGTCAGCGAACTCATCGTCATGGCCATGCAGGCGTTGCTGAACAATGGCGACGAGATGCTGATACCGGCGCCGGACTATCCCCTGTGGACGGCGGCGGTGACGCTCTCCGGCGGGCGTCCAGTGCATTATCTCTGCGATGAGGCCCGGGACTGGCAGCCGGACCTGGCCGACATGGAAGCCAAGATCACGCCGCGGACCCGGGGTATTGTCGTGATCAATCCGAACAATCCCACCGGCGCGGTCTACAGCCGCGAAACCCTGGAGCAGATCATCGAACTGGCGCGACGCCATGAGTTGATCCTGTTCGTTGACGAGATTTACGACAAGATCCTCTATGACGATGCGCAGCATGTGTCGGCAGCGGCGCTGAGTGATGACGTGCTGACCGTGACGTTCAGCGGTCTTTCCAAGGTGTACCGGGTCGCAGGCTTCCGTTCCGGCTGGATGTTCCTGAGCGGGCCCAAGGAACATGCACGGGACTACGTGGAAGGCCTGAATATCCTGGCATCCATGCGTCTGTGCGCCAACGTGCCGGCGCAGCATGCGGTGCAGACGGCCATCGGCGGCTACCAGAGTATCCAGGATCTCATCTGTGCGGGTGGTCGCCTGCATGATCAGCGGGAACTCGCCTGGCAGCGCGTCAACGAGATTCCAGGGGTGAGCTGCGTCAAGCCCCAGGGCGCGCTTTATCTGTTCCTCAAGCTTGATACCGATCGCTATCACATCACCGATGACCGTCAGGTGGTCCTTGAGTTGCTGCGCCAGGAGCATCTGCTGCTGGTGGAGGGCACGGCCTTCAACTGGCCGCGGCCGGATCATCTGCGACTGGTCTTCCTGCCCCATCGGGAAGACCTCGAAGAGGCCATGGATCGCCTGCAGCGCTTTCTCGGCCGGCTCAGCAGGTAG
- a CDS encoding PaaI family thioesterase, which yields MNTASRITAAEYDRLGRAGVPLADLLDIRTESLRYGQARLRLPWKDNLVRPGGVVSGPALFTLVDMTMYALVMSAVGVQEMAVTSDISIRYLRGAPAGDVLAEGRLLKLGRRLAVCEVNLYSADDDRAVAHATGTYVLPAITGD from the coding sequence GTGAACACCGCAAGCAGGATCACCGCCGCAGAGTATGATCGCCTGGGCCGCGCCGGCGTCCCGCTGGCCGACCTGCTGGATATTCGCACCGAGTCACTGCGCTACGGCCAGGCACGCCTGCGCCTGCCCTGGAAGGACAACCTGGTAAGGCCCGGCGGTGTGGTCTCCGGGCCGGCACTGTTCACCCTGGTGGACATGACCATGTACGCCCTGGTGATGAGCGCGGTGGGCGTGCAGGAGATGGCGGTGACCTCGGACATCAGCATCCGTTACCTGCGCGGCGCCCCGGCCGGTGATGTTCTGGCGGAAGGCCGTCTGCTCAAACTGGGACGTCGGCTGGCAGTCTGCGAAGTGAACCTGTATTCCGCGGATGACGACCGCGCCGTGGCCCACGCCACCGGCACTTACGTGCTGCCGGCGATAACGGGGGACTGA